In the genome of Populus nigra chromosome 19, ddPopNigr1.1, whole genome shotgun sequence, the window aatttttttttgcttttttgccaTTTTTATGCCTTTGCCTGTGGACtccacagtgcagtccacagtgaaaagactgatgttttttatttgttttggtttttttcttttttattaatttttttcgtttaatttagttcgttaatgtttaatttttttctatttagttatcaaactttcatgacacggattccgggtttgacgggttaacctgatttgataGGTTAGCCCAATTAATTATGGGTAACacgtcaatttttttctatttagttattaaattttcacgatacgaatccaaggtttgacgggttaacctgctTTGAAGgataacccagttaattcagatttttttctttttcttcattagtttctttctttttattggtttttttcttttattttgaattaatctatttaattatcacacttttatgacacgaacTTGCAGCCAGACCTACATTCAAGGCTATTGGGTCTTgtattgcagccaaacccacttaaactcagatcatgcaagtttaatgttattattaatattactctTAGATCAGGCTTGTAACCAAActcaagactcttgggtatagctttgcagaaagacctaacacttttagattttaaatttttttgatattttttatgtaaaataaattaacccGCGACATCGCGCAGCTCATTtaactagtatatatatatataagtggacaataataattaaacccCTTTAAAGTTTAAACTGTTTTTTCTTCCCACAACTCATGGAGGCGCAAAAACATATGCTATCACATTGTCCAGAGGCCCGTAATTCTTGAAAGAGTGTccactgatatatatatatatatatatatatatatatatatatatatatatatatcatgatcacataaattttgaaaaattgttaCAAGCAAGGTGATCGCATTTAGCTTTCATGCCAAATTTCTTCAGAGGTCCAtgtgatttatttgtttattttaaatatagcCCTGATATTCCATCAATCTTATGTTTCATTGTCATTTTCAAAGAAACGGTGCCAGTCCTCTTTTTTCTCCACCGAAGAAATGCTTCATTAATTCTCAACAAAAGAGAAGACATTAACAAACTCGAAAGGAGCTTGGACTAAATTACTTGCGTGCATATAGCCAACATATCAAATGCTTCTGTTAAATTGATCTCCAGAAGAAAAGCCCTCTTCCCCCCTCACATCCTATACTCTTTTCCAGATTGATCTTCTCCCAAAGGTATCCAGCTTCTGCACCTGGAGCCACGATCACATCCATGCCAACAATCCAAATATGCTCTTCATTCTCTCATATTtgttaattgtattttataataaaaattgtatttatttcaaGGCTCATATTTACGCAATAAAGCTCATACTTTCAAGGCAtatccataaataaaaaataaaaaaaaatgtttctttaatattttaaaagattctcATTCACCTTGAAACCAACTCCGGGCGGAAGGCACAAAAGCTTTTGTATAAAGCTCACGCTTACGCAATTGGATTTGTATTGTGATAAGAGATTGTTTGAAGGTAGAAGGGAACAGAATGATGTTCTTGTGTATGTGCACGAAGGAAAGCAAAGAACATTATACATTCAAAAGATTGATTCTTTGATAGGAAGGAAAATATCTGCTCTTTATCCATGTTAGCTGCTATGCTTCTCTTTTCTATTCTATGCAGATTGGATCTCAAACTCTGAGGCGCCATCATGATTTTAACATACAAAAACAACAGACAATACACATAGGTGAAGATGACCTCACTGTCCTATGTGTCTGTCTCAAATAACAAAaagcatatgaaaaaaaaaaaacaatgtttccAAACCCTTTTGGCCCCTCCTCAGTCTTCGTCGGTCATGCTTCTCTCCTTTTTTGCCTTCTAATATTTTCTCATTGCCTCCTTACACTTTTCGAGGTAAGTGTTGGCAATTAATATCTAGAGTTACACATAAATACGAGTGGATCCAAGAGCACCCCATGATTTGTGGACAAAAAACTGAACTTGCAGATGAATCAATAGCCTCTAAAGGAATTGAAGAACTCTGTTCAAAAGTCTAAAATCAAAACCTTCAACAATCCAATATGCAACTCATGTGAACCCATCTCGGCTACCTTCACATGcacacaacaaaacaaaaaccccaCCATTCTTTTATAAGACTACACAATCCTCCTAAGCCCTATCCCCTCTCTTTTTTCATAGCGATCTCTCTTTGCTTTTTTACTAGCTTTTTAGCGCTACTTCCTTTTGCTTTTCTCACCCTTCCCTCCTCTAAAAAATGTCTCTTGCTTGTATCCGGTCCTCTTGCAATCTATTAGCATCATGTTTTGCgattgttttcttggttttgctTCAAACCAAGGTTGCAACTTCAGCTTTGATAATGAGCATGAGGAACCACCACAACCACCACCAGCATAGATTGCCAAGGCTGCAAGCTAATCAAAGTACTTGTGCATTGTTTGTCGGCACTTGGGTTCGTGATGAATCATACCCATTGTATCAATCTTCTAATTGCCCAACCATTATTGACGCTGAATTCAACTGCCAAATGTATGGTAGGCCTGACTCTGATTATCTCAAGTACAGATGGCAGCCTCTCAATTGTGAGCTCCCAAGGTAACAGAGAACATCATCCAGTGTTAAATCCTTTTGGGTCCTCCTTCTGTTTTACATTTCTTGTGCTGTGAATGCAATTGTTGgacttatgtttaatttttatatggtttaGATTCAATGGGCTTGAATTTTTGCTAAATATGAGAGGGAAAAGTATGATGTTTGTGGGGGACTCCCTTGGACGGAATCAATGGGAGTCTTTGATTTGCTTGATTTCATCGTCGGTGCCTCGAACTTCAACACAAATGAGTAGAGGAGATCCCTTTTCCATCTTCAAGTTCTCGGTAAGTTCCCCTGTTCCAAATAGCCACTACTGCCACAGTACTTTACTTGAGATGCGAATTGATAAGATTCATGTGCTTGCTGCTAGTGGCCTACAAGGCTGCAATTTGAACACTAAAAAATGTTGTACCTGCCGGAGTCTTTTCATTATCTTGAGCCCAGCAATATATGGACGAAACATGAAAGAAGTGGTTTTTTTTCCAGGACTCGtctttttttcttgacaatCGAACTTCGATTGTGAACTTGGTCAAATAGTgtcatttttgtcattttcttaaCATCATAGTGTCAGGAAgagaataaattttcaaaacatgattcCACTgctatactaaaaaaaaaatacctgagTTTACCGTggtgttttctatttttcaaactttaacCTGGAATTGTACgagttttagtaaaaaaaagggAGGAATGGGTGAGTCGTTGTCCTGCATTTAGTCATGATTGGATTTGAATAAAAATCGGACGGCTATTATTACACTGATTTAAATAGCATGAAAAGTCGGATATGGTGGTCATAGTTTTGAGGGGCCCTAACCCTAACTGTTGGCGTGCTTTATCACCGTTGACGCCAAAGTTGCCAGCTGCGGCACATTAGCTAAGGTAAATTTCGGACGTCAAAAGGAGATCAAGGAAATGGAGGTTATTTTCCTGATCTGGGTTTGGTATTGTGCAGGATTATGACGTGTCTATTTCCTTTTATAAAGCTCCATATTTGGTAGACATAGATGTGGTACAAGGGAAGAGAGTTCTCAGGCTAGAGGAAATTTCGGGGAATGCCAACGCCTGGCGAAATGTTGATGTGCTGATTTTCAACACCGGTCACTGGTGGAGTCACCAAGGTTCTCTCCAAGGGTAAGAACTAACAAGTACTGTTGCAATTGTCTTTGTTTTAATCCtggttcttgagtttttttgctTGCTAGCACAACTGAAAAATATTTCGCAAATCAGcacaacttaaaaaataattcacaagaaaagaaaaaagaaaaaagaacaaggcGTAGTGATGTATATCAGAGCTCCAATGATGAAACTCCTAGTGTTACTAGTCAGACTAGTGCCAGGAAAAAACTCAAATTGTGTTCGTTGATGGGCTATCTTTCTTGAGTGTAGATGAAAATCAATAAATGTAACAGTACGTACCAATTGGATTTGTTAAATAAAAGTAGCGTGTGATGGACAGATGGGATTACATGGAATCAGGAGGTACATTCTACCAAGATATGGATCGTCTGGTTGCATTGGAAAGAGGGCTAAGAACATGGGCTAAATGGGTGGACTCCAACATCGACACTACAAGAACCAGAGTCTTTTTCCAGTCCATCTCTCCTACACATTACAAGTACGTctccccccccctctctctcatcTAATTGGTCTTTGCTTCGAATCTTATTGTCCGTTTGGAGTGGTTTTAGCACTAAAAAAGGGGTCCAGTTTT includes:
- the LOC133679434 gene encoding protein PMR5-like, with the translated sequence MSLACIRSSCNLLASCFAIVFLVLLQTKVATSALIMSMRNHHNHHQHRLPRLQANQSTCALFVGTWVRDESYPLYQSSNCPTIIDAEFNCQMYGRPDSDYLKYRWQPLNCELPRFNGLEFLLNMRGKSMMFVGDSLGRNQWESLICLISSSVPRTSTQMSRGDPFSIFKFSDYDVSISFYKAPYLVDIDVVQGKRVLRLEEISGNANAWRNVDVLIFNTGHWWSHQGSLQGWDYMESGGTFYQDMDRLVALERGLRTWAKWVDSNIDTTRTRVFFQSISPTHYNPSEWSAGTTVATTRNCYGETTPMNGMTYPGAYPDQMRVVDTVIRGMHNPAYLLDITMLSELRKDGHPSIYSGDLSPQQRADPSGSADCSHWCLPGLPDTWNQLFYAALFF